A stretch of Deltaproteobacteria bacterium DNA encodes these proteins:
- a CDS encoding RNA polymerase sigma factor: MKPPMQPAHADDLALASRCAAGDRDAQRALFREHRARVHATLYRVLGSNRDMEDLVQEAFLEVFRSLAGFRGDAKLATWIDRVTARTAYRYLARRPRPAVHLEAVPEPAAAGASAERRAIARDAVRRLYRHLDRLEPKYRVPFALHVIDGRPLRDVARITGASLVATKTRVWRARRELMRRAARDPALAALIAPTARETAP; this comes from the coding sequence GCCGCCGATGCAACCCGCCCACGCCGACGACCTCGCCCTCGCGAGCCGCTGCGCGGCCGGCGACCGGGACGCCCAGCGCGCGCTGTTTCGCGAGCACCGCGCGCGCGTCCACGCGACGTTGTACCGGGTACTGGGCTCCAACCGCGACATGGAGGACCTCGTCCAGGAGGCGTTCCTCGAGGTGTTCCGCTCGCTGGCCGGCTTTCGCGGGGACGCGAAACTCGCGACCTGGATCGACCGCGTGACGGCGCGCACCGCGTACCGCTATCTTGCGCGGCGGCCGCGACCCGCCGTTCACCTCGAGGCGGTGCCCGAACCGGCGGCGGCCGGCGCGTCCGCCGAGCGCCGCGCGATCGCGCGCGATGCCGTGCGTCGGTTGTATCGACACCTGGATCGGCTCGAACCGAAGTACCGCGTCCCCTTCGCACTCCACGTGATCGACGGCCGGCCGTTGCGGGACGTCGCGCGCATCACCGGCGCGTCGCTCGTCGCCACGAAGACGCGCGTGTGGCGCGCGCGCCGCGAGTTGATGCGCCGCGCCGCCCGCGACCCCGCGCTCGCCGCGCTGATCGCGCCCACCGCCCGGGAGACCGCGCCATGA